A genomic region of Bombus terrestris chromosome 12, iyBomTerr1.2, whole genome shotgun sequence contains the following coding sequences:
- the LOC100651341 gene encoding sodium-coupled monocarboxylate transporter 1, translating to MCREWPIAARTRGRRGKTEIDREGKHAGRRRENNDTREKVNGIGRVNREQRADGNFVKCVAVSWLGRVLGGTRARGRGREEEVSIGNGGSGVGTITMESPIIQSCLRAGPFKRPAPRPFPDLEAKQRSFSSATCFSLDLVRSLLRFASRRESSSDTGEIGAETPRSTRKKRKEPAAMDGSGGSTQRSFDTIDCVVFAGMLAISVIIGVYQAYKSRKNEDAVREYLVGGQNMSIFPITMSLIASYISGITILGVPAEMYVYGTQHWCVVIADLFVSLTMTMVYLPVFYGLGITSSYEYLNLRFNGAVRLMGSVMFLIKMLLYIPLVIYVPAVAFNQVTGINLHAIAVLVCVVCIFYTTLGGLKAVVWTDAIQTIVMFGGVIAIAIIGTHQVGGFEQVWRRNRDTDRIEFFDMDFDPTTRHTFWTVVVGNYFNWLASCSVNQSMVQRCLAMSNLKRANATITIMTIGIIIIVSLSCYTGIVIFAAFYDCDPIRTKRIKKSDQLLPFFVMEMTESIPGLPGLFVAGVFSAALSTMSTGLNSMSGVIYEDMIKPWMRISLSEVAASRVMKLTVLLIGIVCVTLVYLVEKLSGLIQAARSLSGITAGPLLGVFTLGMFFPLANSAGALVGGFVSLNLVAWISFGTQAAISSGKIRFPTKPVSIDGCPESLKSQATNFTVVVETAIKEPPFFLYRMSYLWYTWLGCLTAILVGLLVSWITGPNKRTPGDEKLYTPVIHGLLRDSVAIAAKRQQEGAVTELEKMDGSCRATAASSRI from the exons ATGTGTAGGGAGTGGCCGATCGCGGCGAGAACGCGAGGTCGTCGCGGAAAAACGGAAATCGATCGCGAGGGGAAACACGCGGGCCGCAGGCGGGAAAACAACGACACGCGAGAGAAGGTAAACGGAATCGGGCGGGTAAACAGAGAACAGCGGGCGGACGGCAATTTCGTTAAATGCGTTGCCGTCTCGTGGCTGGGCCGCGTACTCGGCGGCACACGAGCACgaggaagagggagagaagAGGAAGTTAGCATAGGTAACGGAGGAAGCGGAGTGGGAACGATAACGATGGAATCTCCAATTATTCAATCGTGTCTCCGAGCTGGTCCGTTTAAGCGACCCGCTCCTCGTCCATTTCCCGACTTAGAAGCGAAGCAGCGATCGTTCTCTTCGGCCACGTGCTTCTCGCTCGATCTCGTTCGTTCTCTTCTTCGCTTCGCTAGTCGTCGTGAATCGTCGAGCGATACCGGTGAAATCGGTGCCGAAACACCGAGATCCAcgcgaaagaaaaggaaagaaccgGCAGCCATGGACGGTAGCGGCGGTTCGACGCAGAGGTCGTTCGATACGATCGATTGTGTGGTGTTTGCCGGAATGTTGGCGATCTCGGTTATCATCGGCGTATATCAGGCGTATAAGTCGCGAAAGAACGAGGACGCGGTTCGCGAGTACTTGGTGGGCGGGCAAAATATGTCCATCTTCCCTATAACGATGTCGCTGATAGCCAG CTACATATCGGGAATAACGATCCTTGGTGTACCAGCCGAGATGTACGTATACGGAACGCAGCACTGGTGCGTGGTAATCGCCGATTTGTTCGTCTCGTTGACGATGACCATGGTCTATCTACCGGTGTTTTACGGTCTCGGCATCACTTCGTCTTACGAG TATCTCAACCTGAGGTTCAACGGCGCCGTTCGACTCATGGGTTCCGTCATGTTTCTCATAAAAATG TTGCTGTATATCCCCCTCGTGATATACGTTCCCGCGGTGGCGTTCAATCAAGTCACTGGAATAAACCTGCACGCGATCGCGGTGCTAGTCTGCGttgtttgcatattttataccaCTTTG GGTGGCTTGAAAGCGGTTGTTTGGACCGACGCGATTCAGACGATCGTCATGTTTGGCGGAGTGATAGCGATTGCGATAATCGGCACGCACCAAGTAGGCGGATTCGAACAAGTTTGGAGGAGAAATCGCGACACCGACCGAATCGAATTTTTCGA TATGGACTTTGATCCAACAACGAGACACACCTTCTGGACCGTCGTCGTCGGTAACTACTTCAACTGGTTGGCCAGCTGTTCCGTGAATCAATCGATGGTGCAACGATGCTTGGCCATGTCCAACTTGAAGAGGGCCAACGC AACGATCACGATCATGACGATCGGTATAATTATCATCGTTTCGCTGAGCTGCTACACCGGCATCGTCATCTTTGCGGCGTTCTACGATTGCGACCCTATCAGGACCAAG CGAATAAAAAAATCGGACCAACTCCTACCGTTTTTCGTGATGGAGATGACCGAGTCGATTCCAGGATTGCCTGGACTATTCGTCGCGGGAGTGTTTAGCGCGGCGCTCAG CACCATGTCGACCGGATTGAACTCCATGTCTGGCGTCATCTACGAGGACATGATAAAACCGTGGATGCGAATATCTCTATCGGAAGTAGCGGCCAGTCGAGTGATGAAACTGACGGTGCTGTTGATAGGGATCGTTTGCGTGACGCTCGTTTACCTCGTCGAGAAACTCAGCGGACTGATTCAG GCTGCCAGAAGCTTGTCGGGGATCACGGCGGGACCGTTGCTCGGAGTCTTTACGCTGGGCATGTTTTTCCCGCTCGCAAATTCCGCG GGAGCTTTGGTCGGCGGGTTTGTCAGTTTGAACTTGGTCGCTTGGATCTCGTTCGGCACTCAGGCAGCCATATCCAGTGGAAAGATTCGTTTCCCCACCAAGCCAGTATCCATCGACGGATGTCCGGAGTCGCTCAAGAGTCAGGCTACGAATTTTACGGTGGTCGTCGAAACCGCGATCAA GGAACCGCCCTTCTTCCTCTACAGAATGTCGTATCTTTGGTACACGTGGCTCGGCTGTCTAACGGCGATACTCGTCGGACTGCTCGTCTCGTGGATCACGGGGCCGAACAAACGCACGCCGGGCGATGAGAAGCTCTACACGCCCGTTATTCACGGACTGTTGCGCGATTCGGTCGCGATCGCCGCCAAACGGCAACAG GAGGGCGCCGTCACGGAACTCGAGAAAATGGACGGAAGCTGTCGCGCGACCGCAGCTTCGAGCAGGATTTAA
- the LOC100648651 gene encoding scavenger receptor class B member 1 isoform X1, which produces MRVHRGICAKLQGGFLRRWWAAVAVGALMIIVAAILAAVFPKLVDVLLNREIALRDGGRTFNWWREPPVSPRLSVYIYNVTNADEFLNDGEKPALVELGPYVYMQHWEKVDVKFNDNDTLSYKMKKEFVFVPELSVGSEEDLVVVPNIPMLSATTQSKNAARFLRLAIASIMDILNIKPFVEVSIGQLLWGYEDPLLRLAKDVVSKDQKLPYDQFGLLYGKNGTTPDWYTIYTGQEDIGKYGILDKWNGKSSLGHWTTAECDSVAGSDGSIFPPRITKQTVLKVFDKDLCRALPLVFKEEVTIAGGVPGYRFVPANGAFASPNRLATQRCFCPAGPPCAPEGTFNVSLCQYDSPVLLSFPHFYLADPSLRESVSGISPPDEEKHQFYIDVQPMMGTSLRAKARIQINLAVKQVRDIKHVASFPDIVFPIMWFEDGIDELPAEMRSLMKMAVDVPPIARAAVSGALAAIGAIVLIGALLCLARAAKRQEKLHLTNPLPSNATAGKTGQLNPAFQNSSSSK; this is translated from the exons ATGAGAGTACATCGTGGGATTTGCGCGAAACTCCAAGGAGGATTCCTTAGGCGATGGT GGGCAGCGGTGGCTGTCGGGGCATTGATGATCATCGTTGCCGCGATTTTGGCTGCGGTCTTTCCAAAATTGGTCGACGTTTTGCTGAACAGAGAGATCGCCCTTCGAGATGGTGGCCGCACGTTCAACTGGTGGAGGGAACCTCCGGTGTCGCCTCGATTGAGCGTCTACATTTACAATGTGACGAACGCCGATGAATTTTTAAACGATGGCGAGAAACCAGCATTGGTGGAACTCGGGCCGTACGTGTACATGCAACACTGGGAAAAGGTCGACGTAAAATTCAACGATAACGATACGTTGTCGTACAAAATGAAGAAGGAGTTCGTTTTCGTACCG GAACTGTCGGTCGGCTCGGAAGAGGATTTGGTCGTGGTGCCAAACATACCGATGCTTTCGGCCACCACCCAGTCCAAGAATGCAGCGCGTTTCTTGAGGTTGGCGATAGCCTCGATCATGGACATACTGAACATAAAGCCGTTCGTCGAGGTTTCGATCGGTCAACTGCTCTGGGGCTATGAGGACCCGTTGCTCAGATTGGCCAAGGACGTGGTTTCGAAGGATCAAAAGTTGCCGTACGATCAATTCGGTTTGTTGTACGGGAAAAACGGGACAACGCCCGACTGGTATACCATCTACACCGGCCAAGAAGACATCGGTAAATACGGAATTCTGGACAAGTGGAATGGAAAGAGCAGCCTGGGCCACTGGACCACGGCGGAGTGCGACAGCGTCGCTGGTAGCGACGGAAGTATCTTTCCGCCACGCATCACCAAGCAGACGGTGCTGAAAGTGTTCGACAAGGATCTTTGCAGGGCATTGCCCCTGGTGTTTAAG GAGGAGGTGACCATCGCTGGTGGAGTACCCGGGTATAGGTTCGTGCCCGCGAACGGCGCGTTCGCTTCTCCGAACAGATTGGCGACGCAGCGATGTTTCTGCCCAGCGGGTCCACCTTGCGCTCCCGAGGGAACCTTCAACGTCTCGCTCTGCCAGTACGATTCGCCGGTGTTGCTCAGTTTTCCGCATTTTTACCTTG CGGATCCGTCGCTTCGAGAGTCGGTAAGCGGAATATCGCCGCCGGACGAGGAGAAGCATCAATTCTACATCGACGTTCAACCGATGATGGGCACATCATTGAGAGCGAAAGCAAGAATTCAGATAAATCTGGCGGTGAAGCAAGTGCGGGACATTAAGCACGTCGCCTCGTTCCCGGATATTGTTTTCCCGATCATGTGGTTCGAAGAC GGCATCGACGAACTTCCGGCAGAGATGCGAAGCCTGATGAAGATGGCCGTGGACGTGCCACCGATAGCTCGAGCAGCGGTATCCGGAGCTCTGGCAGCGATCGGAGCGATCGTTTTGATAGGAGCGCTGCTGTGTCTGGCGCGCGCCGCCAAACGACAAGAGAAGCTGCACCTCACCAATCCGTTGCCTTCGAACGCGACCGCGGGCAAAACCGGTCAGCTGAACCCGGCTTTCCAGAATTCATCCAGTTCCAAGTAG
- the LOC100650126 gene encoding CCR4-NOT transcription complex subunit 9: protein MTKMGSQQSPAALQSTVDREKVYAWIIELSNSETRENALLELSKKREVVPDLAPMLWHSFGTIASLLQEIINIYPAINPATLTAYQSNRVCNALALLQCVASHPETRSSFLQAHVPLFLYPFLHTVSKTRPFEYLRLTSLGVIGALVKTDEQEVITFLLTTEIIPLCLRIMESGSELSKTVATFILQKILLDDSGLSYICQTYDRFSHVAMILGKMVLSLAKDPSARLLKHVVRCYLRLSDNPRALLALRQCLPDQLRDNTFATCLQEDASTKHWLNQLLKNLETGPQPVPPAQPGQQDPRTIGLSPLAS, encoded by the exons ATGACGAAAATGGGTTCGCAGCAAAGTCCAGCCGCGTTGCAGTCGACGGTGGATCGCGAGAAGGTTTACGCCTGGATAATCGAATTGTCGAATTCGGAGACGAGAGAGAACGCGTTGCTGGAACTTAGCAAGAAACGGGAGGTCGTGCCCGATTTGGCTCCGATGCTTTGGCATTCGTTCGGTACGATCGCGTCGCTGCTTCAAGAGATAATAAACATATATCCCGCTATCAATCCAGCCACTCTAACCGCGTATCAGAGCAATCGAGTGTGCAACGCGTTGGCTCTGTTGCAGTGCGTTGCCAGTCACCCGGAAACCAGATCCTCGTTTCTGCAG GCTCACGTGCCGCTGTTCTTATATCCGTTTCTACACACGGTCAGCAAGACCCGTCCGTTCGAGTATCTTCGATTGACCAGTTTGGGAGTGATAGGAGCCTTGGTAAAGACCGACGAGCAGGAGGTGATTACGTTCTTGCTCACCACGGAAATCATCCCTCTGTGCTTACGCATCATGGAAAGCGGCTCCGAATTAAGCAAGACAGTGGCTACGTTCATCCTGCAGAAGATTCTGCTCGACGACAGCGGTCTCTCCTACATCTGCCAAACGTACGATCGATTCAGTCACGTCGCCATGATTTTAGGAAAGATGGTCTTATCCTTGGCCAAAGATCCTTCCGCCAGGCTGTTGAAGCACGTGGTCAGATGTTATCTCAGACTCTCGGACAATCCAAG GGCGTTACTGGCGCTCAGACAGTGTCTACCCGATCAGCTGAGGGACAACACGTTCGCCACTTGTCTGCAAGAAGACGCGTCTACGAAACACTGGCTGAATCAGCTTTTAAAGAATTTAGAGACCGGACCTCAACCGGTGCCTCCGGCGCAACCGGGTCAACAGGATCCCAGAACTATCGGCTTGTCGCCACTTGCTTCTTAA
- the LOC100643869 gene encoding scavenger receptor class B member 1, protein MGEKNITWTIRRSLNGGSRKRRARLVYGFAALISLATFVLFWCTSVFRDAILSNLELRNGTPTFLMWQRPPVGLRINVYVFNYTNVHEFESGNASKLKVQEVGPFVYRENFSRANVRLDENRTVTYQEERSFEWIAGKSESQKVIVPNVLLMSTLAYSRDLNYLLQIGFTMLLAGLKLRAKPFLELPAGEFFWGYEDELFEMGKRFLPSRKFLPYDKFGILAFRSGLNADRITMHTGIDDLRNLGLIQRINGRESRPVWEDEKCDRIYGTDGSMFPPDWIEQPNATLYVYAKEFCRQLPFRYERRSFSNGIPTLRYKLPSNVFTSSRSKDSCFCPKESHDSITRICPPAGTLNVSACNSGSPLIVSFPHFYSGDESLFQKIEGLTPREEHHDSYVDLHSRLGVTVATRMRFQLNLEVRKAVGMPFSGKLEDGSILPLIWVDTRMDDLPESIRQIFYRGHYLVNAIEAGFQWCSLVGVVISFGAFLAALKREDESNDAKPGVDRTELDRL, encoded by the exons ATGGGAGAGAAGAATATAACGTGGACGATTCGAAGAAGCTTGAACGGAGGATCGCGAAAACGGCGAGCCAGATTGGTATACGGATTCGCCGCGTTGATCAGCCTCGCGACGTTCGTTCTGTTTTGGTGCACGAGCGTGTTTCGCGACGCGATTCTCTCGAATCTCGAGCTACGGAACGGCACGCCGACGTTTCTGATGTGGCAACGGCCGCCGGTCGGTCTTCGAATCAACGTTTACGTTTTCAATTATACGAACGTGCACGAGTTCGAAAGCGGAAACGCGAGCAAGCTGAAGGTGCAAGAGGTTGGACCGTTCGTCTATCGGGAGAATTTCAGCCGAGCGAACGTCCGCCTCGACGAGAATCGAACGGTCACGTATCAGGAGGAGAGGAGTTTCGAATGGATCGCCGGGAAATCGGAAAGTCAGAAGGTGATCGTACCGAACGTGTTGCTCATGTCGACGCTCGCGTATTCCCGAGATCTCAACTACCTGCTGCAAATCGGCTTCACGATGCTTCTGGCTGGCTTGAAGTTACGCGCCAAACCGTTTCTCGAATTGCCGGCCGGCGAATTCTTTTGGGGCTACGAAGACGAACTGTTCGAAATGGGCAAACGGTTTCTACCGTCGCGAAAGTTCCTACCCTACGATAAATTTGGTATTCTGGCATTC AGAAGCGGCTTGAACGCGGATCGCATCACGATGCACACGGGTATCGACGATCTTCGCAATCTCGGGCTGATCCAGCGAATCAATGGACGCGAAAGTCGTCCAGTGTGGGAAGACGAGAAATGCGATCGAATCTACGGTACCGACGGCAGCATGTTTCCACCGGACTGGATCGAACAGCCAAACGCCACGCTTTACGTCTACGCGAAAGAGTTTTGCAGGCAATTGCCGTTTCGTTACGAGCGTCGCAGCTTCTCCAACGGTATTCCCACTTTAAG GTACAAATTACCGAGCAACGTTTTCACGTCGAGCCGCAGCAAAGACTCGTGCTTTTGCCCGAAGGAATCGCACGATTCGATCACCAGAATATGCCCTCCGGCTGGAACGTTGAACGTTTCCGCTTGCAACTCCGGATCACCGTTGATCGTCTCCTTTCCCCATTTCTACTCGGGCGACGAATCCTTGTTCCAGAAGATCGAAGGACTGACACCGCGAGAGGAACATCACGATAGCTACGTGGATCTGCATTCG CGTTTGGGCGTTACAGTGGCTACCAGAATGAGATTTCAGCTGAATCTGGAAGTACGAAAAGCGGTTGGCATGCCGTTCTCGGGAAAACTCGAAGACGGCTCGATCCTGCCCTTGATCTGGGTCGACACCAGAATGGACGATCTGCCGGAATCGATTCGCCAGATATTTTATCGCGGTCACTACCTGGTGAACGCCATCGAGGCCGGATTTCAATGGTGCAGCCTGGTCGGTGTCGTCATCTCGTTCGGTGCTTTTCTCGCCGCTTTGAAGAGAGAAGACGAATCGAACGACGCGAAACCGGGCGTCGACCGAACCGAACTCGATCGACTTTGA
- the LOC100648651 gene encoding scavenger receptor class B member 1 isoform X2, whose translation MIIVAAILAAVFPKLVDVLLNREIALRDGGRTFNWWREPPVSPRLSVYIYNVTNADEFLNDGEKPALVELGPYVYMQHWEKVDVKFNDNDTLSYKMKKEFVFVPELSVGSEEDLVVVPNIPMLSATTQSKNAARFLRLAIASIMDILNIKPFVEVSIGQLLWGYEDPLLRLAKDVVSKDQKLPYDQFGLLYGKNGTTPDWYTIYTGQEDIGKYGILDKWNGKSSLGHWTTAECDSVAGSDGSIFPPRITKQTVLKVFDKDLCRALPLVFKEEVTIAGGVPGYRFVPANGAFASPNRLATQRCFCPAGPPCAPEGTFNVSLCQYDSPVLLSFPHFYLADPSLRESVSGISPPDEEKHQFYIDVQPMMGTSLRAKARIQINLAVKQVRDIKHVASFPDIVFPIMWFEDGIDELPAEMRSLMKMAVDVPPIARAAVSGALAAIGAIVLIGALLCLARAAKRQEKLHLTNPLPSNATAGKTGQLNPAFQNSSSSK comes from the exons ATGATCATCGTTGCCGCGATTTTGGCTGCGGTCTTTCCAAAATTGGTCGACGTTTTGCTGAACAGAGAGATCGCCCTTCGAGATGGTGGCCGCACGTTCAACTGGTGGAGGGAACCTCCGGTGTCGCCTCGATTGAGCGTCTACATTTACAATGTGACGAACGCCGATGAATTTTTAAACGATGGCGAGAAACCAGCATTGGTGGAACTCGGGCCGTACGTGTACATGCAACACTGGGAAAAGGTCGACGTAAAATTCAACGATAACGATACGTTGTCGTACAAAATGAAGAAGGAGTTCGTTTTCGTACCG GAACTGTCGGTCGGCTCGGAAGAGGATTTGGTCGTGGTGCCAAACATACCGATGCTTTCGGCCACCACCCAGTCCAAGAATGCAGCGCGTTTCTTGAGGTTGGCGATAGCCTCGATCATGGACATACTGAACATAAAGCCGTTCGTCGAGGTTTCGATCGGTCAACTGCTCTGGGGCTATGAGGACCCGTTGCTCAGATTGGCCAAGGACGTGGTTTCGAAGGATCAAAAGTTGCCGTACGATCAATTCGGTTTGTTGTACGGGAAAAACGGGACAACGCCCGACTGGTATACCATCTACACCGGCCAAGAAGACATCGGTAAATACGGAATTCTGGACAAGTGGAATGGAAAGAGCAGCCTGGGCCACTGGACCACGGCGGAGTGCGACAGCGTCGCTGGTAGCGACGGAAGTATCTTTCCGCCACGCATCACCAAGCAGACGGTGCTGAAAGTGTTCGACAAGGATCTTTGCAGGGCATTGCCCCTGGTGTTTAAG GAGGAGGTGACCATCGCTGGTGGAGTACCCGGGTATAGGTTCGTGCCCGCGAACGGCGCGTTCGCTTCTCCGAACAGATTGGCGACGCAGCGATGTTTCTGCCCAGCGGGTCCACCTTGCGCTCCCGAGGGAACCTTCAACGTCTCGCTCTGCCAGTACGATTCGCCGGTGTTGCTCAGTTTTCCGCATTTTTACCTTG CGGATCCGTCGCTTCGAGAGTCGGTAAGCGGAATATCGCCGCCGGACGAGGAGAAGCATCAATTCTACATCGACGTTCAACCGATGATGGGCACATCATTGAGAGCGAAAGCAAGAATTCAGATAAATCTGGCGGTGAAGCAAGTGCGGGACATTAAGCACGTCGCCTCGTTCCCGGATATTGTTTTCCCGATCATGTGGTTCGAAGAC GGCATCGACGAACTTCCGGCAGAGATGCGAAGCCTGATGAAGATGGCCGTGGACGTGCCACCGATAGCTCGAGCAGCGGTATCCGGAGCTCTGGCAGCGATCGGAGCGATCGTTTTGATAGGAGCGCTGCTGTGTCTGGCGCGCGCCGCCAAACGACAAGAGAAGCTGCACCTCACCAATCCGTTGCCTTCGAACGCGACCGCGGGCAAAACCGGTCAGCTGAACCCGGCTTTCCAGAATTCATCCAGTTCCAAGTAG